The genomic stretch TTATAACGAATTCTCCTATCGCAAAGCAAACATAGCTGCCCACAGCCCTGACTTCACAACAGGAACTCACTTGGCGAGAGGTCCACCCCTCTCATCCAGGCGCTCAAGCTTCGTGAGAATACGACGGGCATGCGCGGCGTCAGACAGTGAGAAATACGGATTGGTTTTCAGAGCAAGCTGAAGGTAATGCGTCGCTTTCTCCGGTTCACCTGCACCATAAGCAATCATTCCAGCATGAAAAAAGAGCACTGCATCCTTTGTCCCCAGTCGCAACGCCTGTACCATCGCCTGTTGAGCTTCAGTCAGTCGTCCAGCTTTGTAGTATACCCAGGCCAAAGTGTCATACGTATAAATGTCGCGCCGTCGTGTACTCTCAAGCTCCGCTAGCTTTACAGCTTCGTCTAACTGACGATCATGGTCGGCATAGAACAGCGCCAACTGACGCGTGTAAGTATCATTCTTTGCCGCATTAACTCCTTCCACGTATTCAACCAATGCGTACTGCTTTTTTGCGTCCTCCTGTGTGCCAGCGAACGCGAGCAAATCGCCGAAGGCTGTGATCGTATCCGGCGAAGGCACTGCGCCGGTCGCTTGACGATAGAGTTCAATAGCCTCTGCGTACCGTTGCTGTGCCCCTCGCACGCGAGCGAGTGCAGCTTGAGCGTGCGCGTAGTGTGGAAAAACGTGAAGGGCAGTTTGGCACTCACTTTCCGCGGCTGCCAGTTGTCCTTGGTGAAAATACAAATTGCCGAGTTGCACCAAACTCCAAGCCAATGGCTCGGGATCATGGAGATAGCCCGCATTAACTGCAAGCTTCATCACCTCCGTCGCTCCCGCCATATCACCATACAGCTCGCGAATGTACGAAAGCCGAGCGTACGCCGCCACTCCTGGACGCAAGTCAACCATTTTTTCAAACGTTCAGGACTTACGCTTTGGACCTTAACAAGCCGTGACATGAGGGTTTTGTAGTTCAGCGCGAAGG from Deltaproteobacteria bacterium encodes the following:
- a CDS encoding tetratricopeptide repeat protein, with amino-acid sequence MVDLRPGVAAYARLSYIRELYGDMAGATEVMKLAVNAGYLHDPEPLAWSLVQLGNLYFHQGQLAAAESECQTALHVFPHYAHAQAALARVRGAQQRYAEAIELYRQATGAVPSPDTITAFGDLLAFAGTQEDAKKQYALVEYVEGVNAAKNDTYTRQLALFYADHDRQLDEAVKLAELESTRRRDIYTYDTLAWVYYKAGRLTEAQQAMVQALRLGTKDAVLFFHAGMIAYGAGEPEKATHYLQLALKTNPYFSLSDAAHARRILTKLERLDERGGPLAK